The Kineothrix sp. MB12-C1 genome includes a window with the following:
- a CDS encoding TIGR04066 family peptide maturation system protein gives MNKKLMIYPFNKRVNSIAKYAQLLENYILIAAVSPKSYGYEGKDISCIDGSSFVGITITSAFQESLEKCDSVLFSASTFLIDLSYYEERIQEAFNYNKEVLITKELAENFILNKKNIPSNVKVLGDNPPGKKISYTEIKHIQEIPVPVMTIFQIGEFCNGFDTQLLITKRFEEEGYRVSKISSCPLGSIFGMHMLPDYIYQSNMTYEDKIVSFNHFLISIIDEEQPDILLLQIEEAILPYNDKVTNHFGVIPEIVAHAAQADIGILSLYYNDFYDKEYLDHLRAFCRYTLNIEINYINMANTTMSIQEFDIMKPIHYVLVDWNIVIHSISSDYKNYDCLFFNTYDLSSVDTVYYDIINHLSQNKETVRIW, from the coding sequence ATGAATAAAAAATTAATGATATACCCTTTTAACAAACGCGTAAATTCAATTGCCAAATATGCCCAATTATTAGAAAATTACATATTAATTGCAGCAGTATCTCCCAAAAGCTATGGATATGAGGGAAAAGATATTTCTTGCATAGACGGTAGTTCATTTGTCGGTATCACAATTACTTCTGCTTTTCAGGAAAGTCTTGAGAAATGTGACAGCGTCCTTTTTTCTGCTAGTACTTTTCTTATAGATTTGAGTTATTATGAGGAGCGGATACAAGAGGCTTTTAACTATAACAAAGAAGTATTAATTACAAAGGAATTAGCAGAGAATTTTATCCTTAACAAAAAAAATATTCCATCTAATGTGAAAGTACTTGGAGACAATCCCCCTGGCAAAAAAATATCATATACCGAAATAAAACATATTCAAGAGATTCCTGTTCCAGTTATGACAATTTTTCAAATAGGAGAATTTTGTAACGGTTTTGATACTCAACTACTGATAACCAAAAGATTTGAGGAAGAGGGCTATCGAGTAAGCAAAATCAGTTCCTGCCCACTCGGCAGCATATTCGGTATGCATATGCTGCCAGATTATATCTACCAATCAAATATGACTTACGAAGATAAAATTGTTAGCTTTAATCATTTTCTTATTTCCATTATTGATGAGGAGCAGCCCGATATCCTTCTATTGCAAATTGAAGAAGCCATTCTACCATATAATGATAAAGTTACTAATCACTTTGGAGTAATTCCTGAAATCGTTGCTCATGCTGCCCAAGCAGATATAGGTATATTGAGTCTTTACTATAATGATTTCTATGACAAAGAATATCTTGACCATTTAAGAGCCTTTTGCAGATATACGCTGAATATAGAAATAAATTACATTAATATGGCAAATACAACTATGTCAATTCAGGAATTTGATATAATGAAGCCCATACATTATGTCCTCGTTGATTGGAATATAGTAATCCACTCTATTTCCTCTGATTATAAAAACTATGACTGCCTATTTTTTAACACTTACGATTTAAGCAGTGTGGATACTGTATATTATGATATAATAAATCATCTTTCACAAAATAAAGAAACCGTTAGAATCTGGTAG
- a CDS encoding heparan-alpha-glucosaminide N-acetyltransferase domain-containing protein, which yields MGKKQQSGTRYGYLDYLRGMTLISMILYHTAWDLVYIAGWDWAWFRSEAAYIWQQSICWTFIALSGFCWPMGRHRLRRGVIVFGAGLLVTAITLIATPQQRVVFGVLTLLGSCMLVMIPLYPVLRRIPSKVGVILSFLLFVVMKRINSGYLGIGNWVLAELPKEWYEKGNGMTFLGFTDRQFFSIDYFSFFPWFFLFVTGYFIYRYAKQREFLRQPFLQRSRGKMFSFMGRHSLIIYLLHQPVIYLILQLFY from the coding sequence ATGGGCAAAAAACAGCAAAGCGGTACGAGATATGGATATCTGGATTATTTACGGGGAATGACGTTAATCAGTATGATTTTATATCATACAGCCTGGGATCTGGTCTATATTGCAGGATGGGATTGGGCTTGGTTTCGTTCGGAAGCGGCCTATATATGGCAGCAGAGCATTTGCTGGACTTTTATTGCTTTATCAGGATTTTGTTGGCCGATGGGAAGACACAGGTTAAGGCGGGGAGTTATTGTATTTGGCGCAGGGCTGTTAGTGACAGCAATAACTTTAATTGCGACCCCGCAGCAGAGAGTTGTATTCGGTGTGCTGACGTTATTAGGGAGTTGTATGCTCGTTATGATTCCGCTTTATCCGGTTTTACGACGAATTCCATCTAAAGTAGGCGTTATACTATCTTTTTTGCTTTTTGTTGTGATGAAAAGAATCAATTCGGGATATTTGGGAATTGGCAACTGGGTTTTGGCTGAACTGCCAAAAGAATGGTATGAAAAAGGAAATGGCATGACCTTTCTTGGATTTACGGACAGGCAGTTTTTCTCTATCGACTATTTTTCCTTTTTCCCATGGTTTTTTTTATTTGTGACAGGATATTTTATCTATCGGTATGCGAAGCAGCGTGAATTTTTAAGACAGCCGTTTCTCCAAAGAAGCAGGGGGAAGATGTTCTCATTTATGGGCAGACATTCTCTGATTATTTATCTTCTTCACCAACCTGTGATTTATCTGATCTTACAGCTATTTTATTAG
- the ccpM gene encoding Cys-rich peptide radical SAM maturase CcpM yields the protein MNPIYKTFSTLKGFYVYDRGTNSIINLQKEEFDQLNKYDNETIIQFREKGYLEDNTIEKIWHSDMNYLEYYLRDSLEHLTIQLTQNCNLRCSYCPYTGGYDNRRHFNKATSIETIQKGIDYLFTHSQNTTQLSIGFYGGEPLLEIPLLKKAVAYIEEIKEGRNVYLTLTTNGTLLSDDNVEYLIKKDIHVLLSLDGAKEYHDANRVFPNGKGSFDVIMEKLRHLKQQYPAFFSKLMINSVISTNNDLSCTNDFFNANHVLEELNVNMNTINENNSKTIIQYDENFKIIDDFETCKSYLYMIGKISQRHVSKLYKLNEGKIYSTYKILKPYKMQKKESHPGGPCLPGVTRLFMDVNGYFYPCERISETSEIMRIGHINQGIDLKKAKYLLNVGSVTEEECKNCFAFNFCKACCACADGNTELSREKKLTYCDGIRYMALEDMKLITMLEEFNYKFTTSAYK from the coding sequence ATGAACCCTATTTATAAGACATTTTCAACGTTAAAAGGATTCTACGTTTATGATAGAGGTACCAATTCCATTATTAACCTACAAAAAGAAGAATTTGATCAATTGAATAAATATGATAATGAAACAATTATACAATTTAGGGAAAAGGGCTATTTGGAGGATAATACTATTGAAAAAATATGGCATTCTGACATGAATTATCTTGAATATTACCTTCGAGATAGTCTAGAGCATCTCACCATACAATTAACACAAAATTGTAATCTAAGATGCAGTTATTGTCCTTATACTGGAGGATATGATAATAGAAGGCATTTTAACAAAGCCACTTCTATAGAGACAATACAAAAAGGAATTGACTATCTATTCACTCATTCTCAAAATACAACACAACTTTCAATTGGATTTTATGGGGGTGAACCATTGTTGGAAATCCCTTTGCTTAAGAAAGCCGTTGCATACATAGAAGAAATAAAAGAGGGAAGAAATGTTTACCTCACTCTGACCACCAATGGAACTTTACTATCGGATGATAATGTGGAATATCTTATAAAAAAAGATATCCATGTTCTTCTTAGTCTGGATGGCGCAAAGGAATATCATGATGCTAACAGAGTATTTCCTAATGGTAAAGGTTCCTTTGATGTTATTATGGAAAAACTCCGCCATCTAAAGCAACAGTATCCGGCGTTTTTTTCCAAACTTATGATCAACTCTGTTATCAGCACCAACAATGATCTTTCCTGTACTAACGATTTTTTTAATGCAAATCATGTTTTGGAAGAATTGAACGTAAACATGAATACGATAAATGAAAACAACTCTAAAACTATCATACAATATGATGAAAATTTTAAAATAATAGATGATTTCGAAACATGTAAATCATATCTATATATGATCGGAAAGATTTCTCAGAGGCATGTGTCAAAGTTATATAAATTGAATGAGGGGAAAATATACAGTACATATAAAATACTAAAACCTTATAAAATGCAAAAAAAGGAATCTCATCCTGGCGGCCCATGTCTTCCTGGAGTTACCCGCCTCTTTATGGATGTGAATGGATATTTCTATCCTTGCGAAAGGATTAGTGAAACATCTGAAATCATGCGAATCGGTCATATTAATCAAGGAATTGACCTGAAAAAAGCAAAATATCTGCTTAATGTAGGTTCCGTCACAGAAGAAGAGTGTAAAAATTGTTTTGCATTTAATTTTTGCAAAGCTTGTTGCGCATGTGCTGATGGAAATACAGAACTATCAAGGGAAAAGAAACTTACTTATTGTGACGGTATCCGATATATGGCATTAGAAGACATGAAGCTAATTACAATGCTTGAAGAATTTAACTATAAATTTACCACATCAGCATATAAATGA